Genomic segment of Paenibacillus polymyxa:
TTGCCAGTCGCTTCGTAAACATCCATCATTTGACGAATCGCCGGGGTGGAGGAATTCATAATATCATCGCCCAGCAACACGGCGAAGGGCTCATCGCCAATGAACTGACGAGCGCAGCTGACCGCATGTCCCAGGCCGAGGGGTTCTTTTTGACGGATATAGTGAATGACTGCTTTACCCCCGATGCTTTGAACTTCACGTAGGAGATCGTATTTACCTTTGCTCTCCAGTACCTGCTCCAACTCCACAGACTTGTCAAAATGATCCTCGATGGCTTTTTTATTACGCCCCGTTACGATAATGATGCTCTCAATTCCGGACTTGATGGCTTCTTCTACGATATATTGAATAGCCGGCTTGTCTACGATTGGAAGCATCTCTTTCGGTAAAGCTTTCGTAGCTGGTAGAAAACGGGTTCCTAATCCGGCGGCTGGAATAACAGCTTTTGTAATTTTTCTCATAGAAACTCACTTTCCTTTCGTGATGGGGAACCGAATACCCAGTATCGGCTCCCGATATAATTGATGAT
This window contains:
- the galU gene encoding UTP--glucose-1-phosphate uridylyltransferase GalU; this translates as MRKITKAVIPAAGLGTRFLPATKALPKEMLPIVDKPAIQYIVEEAIKSGIESIIIVTGRNKKAIEDHFDKSVELEQVLESKGKYDLLREVQSIGGKAVIHYIRQKEPLGLGHAVSCARQFIGDEPFAVLLGDDIMNSSTPAIRQMMDVYEATGKQVVGVRTVEEQDVSKYGIIDSTHQNGLIHEVGGLVEKPSSAEAPSRQAVIGRYVLEPSIFSILENLSTGAGGEYQLTDALHQVALQNQLLALELEGTRYDIGDKAGYLEAVLHMGMQREDLRPMLDSMMREWALASMIK